A section of the Phycodurus eques isolate BA_2022a chromosome 4, UOR_Pequ_1.1, whole genome shotgun sequence genome encodes:
- the derl1 gene encoding derlin-1 has product MSDIGDWFKSIPLITRGWFAASIAVPLIGKLGLIDPRNLALRPDLFLRRFHLWRPVTATLYFPVYPNTGFLFLVNLYFLYNYSTRLETGAFDGRPADYVFMLLFNWICIVITGLLMDMQLLMIPLIMSVLYIWAQFNKDMIVSFWFGTRFKAHYLPWVILIFNFIIGGSFVNELIGNLVGHLYFFLMFKYPMDLGGRALLSTPQFLYQLLPTRRGGVSGFGAPPTRRPPPQEQAGGGGGGRHNWGQGFRLGD; this is encoded by the exons ATGTCAGACATAGGGGACTGGTTCAAAAGCATTCCCCTCATCACCAGGGGCTGGTTTGCTGCCTCGATTGCTGTTCCCCTTATAGGGAAACTAGGACTGATTGATCCCAGGAACCTCGCACTGAGGCCAGATTTGTTCTTAAGAAGATTTCAC CTGTGGAGACCAGTGACGGCCACCCTGTATTTCCCAGTGTACCCAAATACTGGCTTCCTGTTCCTTGTCAACCTATATTTCCTCTACAACTACTCCACCCGGTTAGAGACAG GAGCGTTTGATGGCCGACCGGCTGACTATGTCTTCATGCTCCTCTTCAACTGGATCTGCATTGTT ATAACTGGGCTGCTCATGGACATGCAG cTGCTGATGATCCCGTTGATCATGTCTGTACTGTACATCTGGGCTCAGTTCAATAAAGACATGATAGTTTCTTTCTGGTTTGGAACAAGATTCAAG GCACATTATCTGCCTTGGGTCATTTTGATCTTTAACTTCATCATCGGCGGCTC GTTTGTGAATGAACTCATTGGGAACCTGGTGGGTCACCTTTACTTCTTTCTCATGTTCAAATATCCCATGGACCTGGGAGGACGCGCCCTCCTTTCTACGCCACAGTTCTT GTATCAACTGCTCCCTACCAGGAGAGGAGGGGTGTCAGGCTTTGGAGCTCCCCCCACTAGGAGACCACCGCCTCAGGagcaggcaggaggcggcggcggcggtcgtCACAACTGGGGCCAAGGCTTCCGTCTGGGAGATTAA